One Silene latifolia isolate original U9 population chromosome 4, ASM4854445v1, whole genome shotgun sequence DNA segment encodes these proteins:
- the LOC141653605 gene encoding uncharacterized protein LOC141653605 encodes MEYFANAKCIRLRSYHSKYLTAGSDGESVKQSRDGTTIKARWTVELVQNKPNIIRLRSCHNKLLTASDDLFLLGWTGKKAVQTTRDDVSVEWEPIVETGGYVKLRAAVSGKYLRGNFKAPPWRNSVTVDLPEISATRDWIMWVVDEDVGDEADNDDRCVWVKNGRGLTMGKRIRRIGFRSTTSTDVARCSVSSSSTEATEEEVAEMVGLTSIQSFSSFGRAYKGGLELFRNARTVRLRSQHGKYLVADDNEEYVIQARKGETRRARWSVEYVKSVEGLELVRLKSCYDKYLTATDDEFLLGMTGKKVKQTTPTSLNSSIEWEPIREGMEVKFKTRYGNFLRANGGVPPWRNSITHDVPSSSHTQDWILWEVDVLQVYPKVQEIKKIEEDEDAGGLKRHGSTVISKSGELGVDDVKHKGRIIHYNIVQDDKNIEKVDEGLSLVFTGNGVTELCQCLEEVTGLSDIILCMRSPLNGKLYPMRLALPPNHVNLHIYVVPSSFQGEHE; translated from the exons ATGGAGTATTTCGCCAACGCTAAATGCATAAGATTAAGGAGCTACCACAGCAAGTACTTAACAGCCGGAAGCGATGGCGAATCCGTCAAACAAAGCCGTGATGGTACTACCATTAAGGCACGTTGGACCGTCGAGTTGGTCCAAAACAAACCAAACATAATACGCCTTAGGAGCTGTCACAATAAGCTCCTTACTGCGTCGGATGACCTCTTTTTATTAGGCTGGACCGGTAAAAAGGCGGTCCAGACTACACGGGATGATGTATCAGTTGAATGGGAGCCCATTGTGGAAACCGGAGGATACGTCAAGTTACGGGCAGCAGTCAGTGGGAAGTACCTGAGAGGTAATTTCAAGGCCCCGCCATGGCGGAACTCGGTGACAGTTGACTTGCCAGAGATAAGTGCGACGAGGGATTGGATTATGTGGGTTGTTGATGAAGATGTGGGCGATGAGGCGGACAATGATGATCGTTGTGTTTGGGTGAAGAATGGTAGGGGATTGACTATGGGAAAGAGGATTAGGAGGATTGGGTTTAGGTCTACCACTTCCACTGATGTTGCACGTTGTAGTGTGTCTTCGTCGTCCACTGAGGCCACCGAGGAGGAGGTGGCGGAGATGGTTGGTTTGACGTCCATTCAGTCTTTTTCTTCTTTTGGCCGTGCTTATAAG GGGGGATTGGAATTATTCCGGAACGCGAGAACAGTCCGTCTGAGAAGCCAGCATGGCAAGTACTTAGTAGCGGATGACAATGAGGAATATGTGATTCAAGCACGAAAGGGGGAAACAAGGCGCGCACGTTGGAGCGTGGAGTACGTAAAATCTGTCGAAGGACTAGAACTGGTTCGCTTAAAGAGCTGCTACGACAAGTACTTGACAGCCACAGACGACGAGTTCTTACTAGGAATGACCGGTAAGAAAGTGAAACAGACTACACCAACAAGTCTTAACTCGTCTATAGAGTGGGAGCCAATAAGAGAGGGGATGGAAGTCAAGTTTAAGACGCGGTATGGGAACTTCTTGAGGGCGAATGGTGGGGTCCCGCCTTGGCGAAACTCGATCACTCATGACGTGCCTAGTAGTAGTCATACTCAAGATTGGATTCTTTGGGAGGTGGATGTACTTCAGGTTTATCCTAAGGTTCAGGAGATTAAAAAAATTGAAGAGGATGAGGATGCAGGTGGGTTGAAAAGGCATGGTTCTACTGTTATATCCAAG TCAGGAGAACTTGGTGTTGATGACGTAAAGCATAAAGGTCGCATCATTCATTACAACATTGTTCAAGATGACAAAAATATCGAGAAAGTAGATGAGGGACTGTCTTTAGTATTCACAGGGAATGGGGTGACGGAACTGTGTCAATGTCTAGAGGAAGTGACGGGATTGTCTGACATTATATTATGTATGCGCAGTCCTTTGAATGGAAAGCTTTATCCAATGCGTTTGGCACTTCCTCCAAACCATGTTAACTTGCACATTTATGTTGTGCCCTCTTCTTTTCAAG GTGAGCatgaataa
- the LOC141651802 gene encoding uncharacterized protein LOC141651802 yields MGNNLSIQNWIINWLSFFKKNKNFTTDVSVFVSTLWRIWCFRNNALFRESSTDFYTLFKQLDVDACNNIWAEDQRAKSLALSFHGDLSDVDDDFKIRNHFPHVLVGTDLCSDHIRIKCDASWRTNLKATAGWIFLDKTGTVFHQGQSAFWTQSPFQAEAMASRHAISDAFSQGYKHIDATTDCLNLALQVNGIGDITHDSANIIHSISSLAIDCHCFSLSHCPRSLNRIAHAIARAVV; encoded by the coding sequence ATGGGCAACAATCTCTCAATCCAGAATTGGATTATCAACTGGCTTTCCTTTTTCAAGAAAAATAAGAATTTCACTACTGATGTTTCGGTTTTTGTTAGCACTCTTTGGCGAATATGGTGCTTTCGTAACAATGCTCTTTTTCGTGAGTCCTCCACTGATTTCTACACTCTGTTCAAGCAACTGGATGTTGATGCTTGTAACAATATTTGGGCTGAAGATCAAAGGGCGAAAAGCTTAGCTCTCTCCTTCCATGGGGATTTGtctgatgttgatgatgatttcAAAATCAGAAATCATTTTCCACACGTGCTTGTTGGAACTGATCTTTGTTCTGATCATATACGGATCAAATGTGATGCTTCCTGGAGGACAAACCTCAAGGCCACTGCTGGATGGATCTTTCTTGACAAAACTGGAACCGTCTTCCACCAGGGACAATCGGCGTTCTGGACACAGTCACCCTTTCAAGCTGAAGCAATGGCTTCAAGGCATGCAATTTCTGATGCGTTTTCTCAAGGATATAAGCACATTGATGCTACCACGGATTGCTTAAACCTAGCCCTTCAAGTCAATGGCATTGGCGACATCACCCATGACTCCGCCAATATTATCCATTCtatctcctccttagctattgaTTGTCACTGTTTCTCTCTTAGTCATTGTCCTAGAAGTCTTAATAGGATTGCTCATGCTATTGCGAGAGCTGTAGTTTAA
- the LOC141651803 gene encoding protein FAR1-RELATED SEQUENCE 5-like has protein sequence MDADSTDINMQTGSACYNINVTVTQSHIFISIAHITYDVPLLDVLLFSHLLHFVTNTRIFLFVHDSNLVTQPHSTPIVQEQPNPQPNNQLVLSHTPNGGERWMRVVEHKFRPTIGAVFASLEAGIKFYEVYARACGFTPRRHSTKTLRGGVAHQKFVVCNRQGFRESKPKQRPRTKDDENMGDDKVKELVNGYENIGATLIDFKNFQRDIKCYIGLRDADLFIDRLEKLKATQPQFYFAYDVDPQNRLTKFFWADATCVNHHRKSVLFAGCLLLHEDDISFQWTFQRFLDRHGTKRARFMITDQCPGIKKAFLLVFKTARHRYCMWHITQKITDKVGSTLCRDTDFLARFNAVVWDPDMEPSEFEEKWRKVPNRYGQRSQRYTRRCDDYNNDHSFPELKTELPIEKHGAIIYTHSVFKVFQEEVMAADSCGVDDFEKEEHLRIIHAYFVGVQGQRNWTNTKQLVVQVTIHPPEQARNKGSGKRLKSAKQQAIEKAAKPKRLCAYCKERVTHDRRTCPLRIADVVALRKLKRKSLILCYDVTK, from the exons ATGGATGCAGATTCTACCGACATTAACATGCAAACAG GCTCAGCTTGTTACAATATCAATGTCACTGTAACACAATCACATATATTCATTTCCATTGCACATATAACATATGATGTCCCACTTCTGGATGTCCTCTTGTTCTCACATTTACTTCACTTT GTCACTAATACTCGTATTTTCCTTTTCGTACATGACTCAAATCTTGTCACTCAACCCCATTCTACGCCAATTGTCCAAGAGCAACCCAATCCTCAACCAAATAATCAGCTTGTTCTGTCTCACACGCCTAATGGAGGTGAGCGCTGGATGCGTGTGGTTGAGCACAAGTTTAGACCTACCATTGGTGCAGTTTTCGCCTCCCTTGAGGCTGGCATCAAGTTCTACGAGGTTTATGCTCGGGCATGCGGATTTACCCCTCGGAGGCACAGTACGAAAACACTACGAGGTGGTGTTGCACACCAAAAATTCGTAGTCTGCAACCGTCAAGGGTTCAGGGAATCTAAACCGAAACAGCGTCCCAGAACCAAGGATGATGAGAATATGGGTGATG ACAAGGTTAAGGAACTTGTCAATGGGTATGAAAATATCGGTGCTAcattgatagattttaagaactttcaaagAGATATCAAGTGCTACATTGGGTTAAGAGATGCTGACCTTTTCATCGATCGACTCGAGAAACTCAAAGCAACCCAACCCCAGTTCTACTTCGCCTATGATGTTGATCCGCAAAACCGTCTAACAAAGTTCTTTTGGGCTGATGCTACAT GTGTTAATCACCACAGAAAGTCGGTGTTGTTTGCCGGTTGTCTCCTGTTACACGAGGATGACATCTCCTTCCAATGGACCTTTCAAAGATTTCTTGACCGCCATGGGACAAAAAGAGCACGATTCATGATCACGGATCAATGCCCTGGCATAAAGAAG GCTTTCCTTCTCGTTTTCAAGACAGCTAGGCATcgttattgtatgtggcatattacaCAAAAGATCACGGACAAAGTTGGTTCAACACTCTGCAGAGACACGGACTTCCTTGCTCGCTTCAACGCTGTTGTTTGGGACCCTGATATGGAGCCGTCGGAGTTCGAAGAGAAGTGGCGGAAG GTTCCAAATCGCTATGGACAAAGAAGTCAGCGCTATACACGaaggtgcgatgattataacaacGACCACTCATTCCCTGAGCTTAAGACAGAATTACCTATAGAAAAGCATGGCGCTATTATATACACACATTCTGTGTTCAAGGTGTTTCAAGAAGAAGTAATGGCGGCCGATTCATGTGGTGTTGATGACTTTGAGAAGGAGGAGCATTTGCGCATAATTCAT GCATATTTTGTGGGTGTACAAGGGCAAAGGAATTGGACGAATACCAAGCAA CTCGTCGTTCAAGTCACTATCCACCCTCCggaacaagcacgcaacaagggcAGTGGAAAAAGATTGAAGTCAGCTAAACAACAGGCCATTGAAAAAGCAGCCAAGCCAAAGAGGCTATGTGCATACTGCAAAGAAAGAGTTACCCACGACAGGAGAACATGCCCTCTTCGCATAGCTGATGTAGTAGCTTTGAGAAAGCTAAAAAGAAAAAGTTTGATACTTTGTTATGATGTTACAAAGTAA
- the LOC141653606 gene encoding eukaryotic initiation factor 4A-9, with the protein MAAAPEGSQYDARQYDAKMTELLSADGEDFFTTYDEVSDSFDAMGLQENLLRGIYAYGFEKPSAIQQRGIVPFCKGLDVIQQAQSGTGKTATFCSGILQQLDYSLVQTQALVLAPTRELAQQIEKVMRALGDYLGVKVHACVGGTSVREDQRILQSGVHVVVGTPGRVFDMLKRQSLRADSIRMFVLDEADEMLSRGFKDQIYDIFQLLPPKIQVGVFSATMPPEALEITRKFMNKPVRILVKRDELTLEGIKQFYVNVDKEEWKLETLCDLYETLAITQSVIFVNTRRKVDWLTDKMRSRDHTVSATHGDMDQNQRDIIMREFRSGSSRVLITTDLLARGIDVQQVSLVINYDLPSQPENYLHRIGRSGRFGRKGVAINFVTSEDEKMLADVQRFYNVVIEELPANVADLI; encoded by the exons ATGGCTGCTGCACCAGAAGGTTCCCAATATGATGCACGTCAGTATGATGCAAAGATGACTGAATT ACTATCAGCTGATGGTGAAGACTTCTTTACTACATATGACGAGGTCTCTGATAGCTTTGATGCTATGGGATTACAAGAGAACCTGTTAAGAGGAATTTATGCATATG GTTTTGAGAAGCCTTCTGCAATTCAACAAAGAGGAATAGTTCCATTTTGCAAAGGTCTTGATGTTATACAACAAGCTCAGTCTGGAACTGGTAAAACAGCTACCTTTTGTTCTGGCATCTTACAACAACTCGATTACAGCTTAGTTCAAACCCAGGCCTTGGTTCTGGCACCAACTAGGGAACTTGCTCAGCAAATTGAAAAGGTTATGCGAGCTCTTGGTGACTATCTCGGGGTTAAGGTCCATGCTTGTGTCGGTGGAACTAGTGTCCGTGAGGATCAACGCATACTTCAAAGTGGTGTGCATGTTGTCGTTGGTACCCCTGGTCGTGTTTTCGACATGTTAAAGAGGCAGTCACTTCGAGCTGATAGCATTAGGATGTTTGTGTTGGATGAAGCTGATGAGATGCTTTCCCGCGGGTTCAAGGATCAG ATCTATGATATTTTCCAACTCTTGCCTCCTAAGATTCAAGTTGGAGTGTTCTCTGCAACTATGCCACCAGAGGCATTGGAAATTACCCGAAAATTCATGAACAAGCCTGTTAGAATCCTTGTAAAGCGCGATGAACTTACATTAGAGGGAATCAAGCAATTCTATGTGAACGTGGACAAGGAAGAATGGAAGCTTGAGACTCTATGTGATCTGTATGAAACCTTGGCTATCACTCAGAGCGTCATTTTTGTCAACACGAGGCGCAAGGTGGACTGGCTTACCGACAAGATGCGAAGCCGTGACCACACAGTGTCAGCCACTCATGGTGACATGGACCAGAACCAAAGAGATATCATCATGCGGGAATTTCGGTCAGGCTCTTCCCGTGTTCTTATCACCACTGACCTCTTGGCCCGTGGGATTGATGTGCAACAAGTGTCGCTTGTGATAAACTATGACCTCCCTTCTCAGCCGGAGAACTATCTTCATCGTATAGGAAGAAGTGGGCGATTTGGGAGAAAGGGTGTCGCCATTAACTTTGTGACAAGTGAAGATGAGAAAATGCTTGCAGATGTTCAAAGGTTTTACAACGTAGTTATTGAAGAGCTTCCTGCTAACGTTGCTGATCTCATCTGA